GCAGTACTCGTTGTGCGGTGACGTCGAGGATCGCACGTGTCTGACGGTCGCCGTGCTCCGCGAGGAGAACGGCCGAGGAGGGTCGCGCTGGGTGCACGATTCGTTGCAGATGGGCGACCTCGTCGGCATCGGTGGGCCGCGCAACAACTTCCGGTTCGACACCACCTCCGACTGTCTCTTCGTCGCAGGCGGAATCGGCATCACGCCGTTGCTCCCGATGCTCCGCGCCGCCGACGCGGCGGGAGTGAACTGGCGGTTGTTGTACGGCGGACGAACCCGCAGCAGCATGGCCTTCGCCGACGGTCTCGCCACCGGTCATCCGGATCGCGTGGAGATCAGGCCGCAGGACGAGTTCGGGCTCCTCGATCTCGCCGGCACGCTCGACGCACTGCCGGAAGGCTCCTCGGTCTACTGCTGTGGGCCGGAACCGCTCCTGCAAGCGATCGAGGACGCATGTCGTGCCCGGATCGGAATCACCCTTCATGTCGAACGTTTCGCAGCCAAGGAACGATCCGCCGACGCGGTCGACGGCACCTTCGAGGTCGAACTCGCGCGATCCGGCGTCGGCATCACGGTCGGGACCGACGAGTCCCTGCTCGATGCTGTGTTGCGGTCCGGGGTCGACGTGCCGTTCTCGTGCCGGGAGGGGACATGTGGCACGTGCGAGGTTACGGTGATGCACGGAGAGCCCGATCATCGGGATTCGGTCCTGACCGAGGGCGAGCAGGCCGCGAACGACTGCATGATGATCTGCGTGTCCCGGAGTCGGACACCGAAACTCGTCCTGGAGTTGTAGACATATAACACGTCCGACGATGATCCGTGCGGATTATTTCAGTTTACAAAATATGATTGACGTCTCATGTAATACCGGATAGCGTGTGCGTCACGGAGTCGGGGGCGGCCGCCGCTTCGGTGCATCCCCTCGAAGTTCTTGCCGAACAACTTTGTTCGGCAGAACTTGTGTACCGATTCCGAGACGCCGCCCCCGCCCGCATCAGCATTGCGCCGACATACCGGTGCGACTCACGAAAGGGAACCAGCATGGCTTCCACCGTCGGTTCGGCCCTGCATTGGTGGGCGAAGACCAAGGGAGAGCAGAACGCGATCGTCGTTGCGGACGAAGCACTCACCTACCGAGAACTCCAGGATTGGTCCAGCCGTGTCGCGCGCACCATCGTCGACCGGGGCGTCGAAGCCGGACAACGTGTCGGCGTACTCGGCCCGAACTCGTTGACGTGGCCCGTCGTCGCGCTGGGTGTGCTCAAGGCCGGCGCGGTGCTCGTACCGCTCAACCCGCGCTACAAGCCGGCCGAACTCCGCAAGGTCGCAGACGATTCGGGCCTGACCCTGGTGGTCACCCCGAGCGAGTTCACGACGGTCGTCGACGATGCCCGCGCTCTCGGCGATACCTTCGACATCCTCGAATTCTCCGACATCGTTCCCCTGCGCGAGGGTGGGCAGGACGACTTCCGCATCGACGTCGGGCCCGACGAACCGACGGCCGTGTTGTTCACCAGCGGCTCCACGGGTATGTCGAAGGGGGTCATCTGCACCAACCGGACATTGCTCAACATCGTCTTCGAAGCGACCCTCACCGAGGAGGGTTTCCGTCCCGGCTCGACCTCGCTCCTGGTCCTCCCGCTGGTCTTCACGCCGGGCCTTGTCTGGGGCCTGGTCATGACCACCGTGCTCGGCGGCACCCTCGTCGTGGAGAAGGAACTCGATCCGAACCGCGCCGCGAGGCTCCTCGGTGAGCACAACGTCCAGGCGATCTTCGGTGTACCGCTCATCTTCGACGCGATCTCGCGGTCTCCCGAGTTCGAGAAGGCAGACCTGTCGTCGTTGCGGACCGCCATCGTCGGGGGTGCCGCCGTCGCGCCGGTACTGCTGAAGCGATGGGCGGACAAGGGCGTTGCGCTGCGCCAGATCTACGGCATGACCGAGGCCGGTGGCGTCGCCACCGCCACTCTCGTGGCCGAAGCGTTCGATCATCCGGATTCGTGCGGCTCGGGCTCGATCTTCACCGAACTCAAGGTTGTGCGCGACGACGGCACCGAAGCGGCACCGGGGGAGGAGGGCGAGATTCTCCTGCGTGGTCCGGGCGTGACTCCCGGCTACTGGAACGACCCCGATTCCACCGCGACCGCTCTGCGTGACGGATGGCTGCACAGCGGTGACCTGGGTACCCGCGACGCGGAGGGCCGCGTCAAGTTCGTGGACCGGCTCAAGGACCTCATCATCACCGGCGGAATCAACGTCTCGCCCGTGGAGATCGAACGCGTCATCGGCGAGCTCCCGGGTGTCCAGGAAGTCGCTGTGATCGCTGCGTCCGACGAGCGTTTCGGCGAGACTCCCGCGGCCATCGTCACCGTCGAGAACGGTGTCGACGAAGCGACGATCATCGAACACTGCGACCGGCTCATGGCGGACTACAAGGTTCCGCGCTACGTCGTGATCCGCGACGAGCCCCTGCCGCGGCTCCCCAGTGGCAAGCTGTCGAAGACGGCGATCCGATCCGAGTACAAGGACGTCGCCGATCGATTCGACAAGGTCCGCTGAGCCTTCGCTCGGAGGACCCGGGAAAGGAGCCACCGTGTCCGAGACCGGTACCGAGAACTCGGTAGTTCTCGAACGTCACGGCGAGATTGCCGTGATACGACTGAACCGCCCCGATCGCCTCAACGCGTTCACCGACGAGATGGGTGAACGGCTCATCGCACTGTTCGACGAGACGGATGCCGACGACGACGTGCGCGCCGTCGTCGTCACCGGAACGGGGCGGGGGTTCTGCGCCGGTGCCGATCTCGCGGCCGGGGGAGACACGTTCGTCCTCGGCGACGACCCCGAGACGGGTGGGGCACCGCCGGATCTGGGCGGACGTGTCACTCTGCGGATCTACCGGTCGCTCAAGCCCGTGATCGCGGCGATCAACGGCCCGGCCGCAGGCGTGGGGGTGACGATGACGCTTCCGGCCGACGTCCGCATCGCCGCGGATACGGCGAAGTTCGGGTTCGTCTTCACCCGTCGAGGCCTGGTTCCGGAGGCATGCTCGACGTGGTTCCTGCCGCGGGCCGTCGGGATCTCGACCGCGGTCGAATGGACTGTGGGCGGAAAGATGGTGCCGGTCACCGAGGCTCTCGAGCGGGGCCTCGTCCGCGAAGTGCTGCCGGTCGGACAGCTCCTCGACCGAGCCATCGCGATCGCGCGGGAGATGGTGTCCGGTACGGCACCGGTCTCGGTAGCGCTGACCAGGCAGTTGATGTGGCGGATGCTCGGGGCGGCCGGCCCCGAGGTCGCACACCGCGCCGAGTCGATCGGTATTCACGTGCGAGGCACGTCCGACGACGTCAGGGAGGGTGTCGAGGCATTCCTCGACAAGCGCGAACCGAAATTCCCGAACCGCGTCTCGGACGGTCTGCCGGAGCTGTTCGATCTGTAACGACGGCCGGCTCGGCCGGTCGATGGATCCGCTCACTCGGCCCTCTCCCGGACTCGGGAGAGGGCCGAGTCGTGTCCGAGGCGGTTACCATGGGCGCAGCGAGCACTCGGTGACAACTGACGAATCTTGTAACATCTGCCGTGTACACGGCAACGACAAGGCAGGAGCTGCGGCATGGCGCGACGGCGGTCGAGTGTCCTCGGCGACGACGCGGAAACAGCGCGCGGCAAGATCCTGAAGGCCGCCGAGGCGATGTTCCTGCGTTACGGGGTCGTGAAGACGACCATGGACGACATCGCGAAGGAAGCCGGAGTCTCGCGACCGACGGTGTACCGCTATTTCGGAGATCGCGACTCGCTGATCATCGCGTTGATCGAGACGAGATCGCGCCGGCTCTTCGACAAGGCTCGCGACTATCTGCGCGAACGGTCGACGTTCGCCGAGCAGATCGTGGACGGTCTGATCTTCCTCGTCGACCGCGGACGCCAGGATCCCATCGTTCGGCTGATCGTCAGTCCCGAGCACATGGACATGGCCACTGCGCTGGTGGGCAGCAGTGGGCTCGCGGCGCGGTTGACCTACGAGATGTGGGCTCCTCTGCTGGAAGAGGCCCGTGCCCGCGGTGAGATCCGTGACGGACTCACCGACGAAGAGATCTGCCAGTGGATCGCTCTGGTGCAGCTCATCCTGGTGGGGCGCATGGACTTCAACTCCGACGACGATCCCGACAACCGTCGGATGCTCACCAATTTCCTGTTGCCGTGCATCGTCGACGATGCGCCGCCGGCGCGGCGTCCTCGTGCAGCGGCCGCCCGTCGCTCGCGCGGGTAGTTCACAAGTCCGACGCAGTCTTTCACGCGTCGACCCTTCGACCGGGTGCGTCCACCGCGCCCGGTCCTCCGCGTTTTCGCCGACTCTTTAGGGCTTGTCCGACAAGACGCGTCGCCACGACAGGGCGAATCAATTTACAAATTTCGATTGACGTAACATGGAACATGTGGGTAATCTGGGTCACATAGATCGGACGCCGACCGATCGAGTTCTCGAAAGGTCGGTAACGGTCGAACTGTGCCGAAGGATCACCCTGTCCGGCGGCACATCCCGATTCTCGCGTTTCATCCACCGGGCATAGGAGCCCGGCCGGAACCGGGTGTGCATCGGCACTGTCCGCCGAGGCGGCGCAAGTGATTTCGGTGCCGCTGCGTGCATCCGCTACTTTCCCGTGATCGTCTGTCGGGGAAGAGACTTCGGCCGGATTGCTAGGCAGGCAACGTTCGAAAGGACTGGACAGAACTATGTCCGATCTTCGTCAGCAGGTGCAGCGACTCGTGGTGGATATGTCGGTCTGTGCCGGGCACGGGCTGTGCTACTCCACCTCTCCGCAACTGATCGACTGTGACGACCAGGGTTACCCGGTTGTCCTGCACGACCTTTCGTCGGACGACGACGTGCGCGCAGCAGAAGCCGCCGTCATCGTCTGTCCCGAACGAGCACTCACCATCGAACCCCGCTGAGGGGCCGACCCAGAGGAAGATTCATGACAACTACAGAGAAGGCAGTACCCGAACACCTGGTGGTCGATTTCGACATCTACGACCAGTCCCTCGCGCAGCCGGTCGACAACGTTCAGCAGCGAGTTGCGGAGCTGTCAGCCAAGGGACCCGTCGTGTACTCCACGGCTCACGGCGGTCACTGGATTGTCACCCGCTACAAAGAGATCCACGAGGTCCTGCGCGACCCCGACACATTCTCCAGCTACCCCAACAACCTCGTCACGGGTCCGGCCGGCATGGGCAAGCTCGTTCCCATCGAGCTCGACCCGCCGGAGCACACGGGTTACCGGCTCGCTCTGCAACCGCTGTTCAGCCCCAACCGGATGAAGGCTCTGACGGATCAGATCCGCGATCTGGTCAACGAGCTGATCGACGGTTTCGCCGGAAAGGGTGAGGCCGAATTCATCTCGGAGTTCGCTCACGAGCTTCCGGCCCGGGTCTTCCTCGCTCTCATGGACTGGCCTCTCGAGGACGCTCCGCTCTTCACCGAGGCCACCGACATCATCCTCATGGGCAAGCCGGGTCTGAACGAGGAAGAGAATCAGCAGGCGCGCGCCACCGCCGGATTCGAGATGTTCGGCTACTTCCACAAGATGGTGCAGGAACGTCGCGAGAACCCGGGCGACGACGTCACGTCGACCCTCATACACACCGAGGTGGAACTCGAGGACGGCAAGCGGCTGCTCACCGACGAAGAGCTCTACCGCATGCTCTTCCTGCTGCTGATCGCCGGACTGCACACTGTGCAGGGCTCGCTCGCGTGGGCGATCATCCATCTCGTGAACAATCCCGAACAGCGTCGCGCGCTGATCGAGGACGAGTCGCTGATCCCGACGGCGGTGGAGGAGATTCTGCGTATCGAGGCAGCCGTGATCCCGGGACGCCGCGCGACCCGCGACGTCGAACTCGGCGGCGTACGGATCAAGGAGGGCGACCAGCTCATCCTTACGCTGTGCTCCGCGAACCGTGACTCGGACGAGTTCGACGATCCTGCCGAGCTGCAGCTCGATCGGCACCCCAACCGTCACCTCTCCTTCGGTGGTGGTCCGCATCGTTGCATCGGCTCGCACCTCGCACGCATCGAGTTGTCGCTGGCTCTCGAGGAACTTCATCGCCGGATTCCGGATTATCAGCTGGTCGAGAACGATCCGCCGATCCTGCACGCCAGCCAGGTCCGCGGGTGCATGCGCCTGCCGATCACGTTCACTCCGACGGCATGATCCGTCGCTCACGCGCCGGTGCCGAAAGGGTGCCGGCGGGTGGGTAGAACGTCCCTCCACTACAATCGTCAATCAAAGGTAAAGGTTTCGGTGAGGGAGGGTGCATGGCGCGACGTCAGAGCGTCCTCAGCGACAATGCCGAGACCGCTCGTGCCCAGATCCTCGCCGCCGCCGACAGCGCGGTCGAGCGTTTCGGGGTCGCCAAGACCACGATCGACGACGTGGCCCGCGAAACCGGTGTCTCCCGACCGACGATCTACCGTTACTTCCGAGACCGCGACACCCTCATCACCTCGCTGATCGAAACCCGTGCGCGTCGGCTCTTCGAGGATGCGCAGGCCTACGTCGCCGACCGCGAGTCCTTCGCCGACCAGGTGGTCGACGGCCTGCTCTACCTGGTCGACCGCGGCCGACGCGACCCGGCGATCCGTCTGATCGTCAGCCCCGAACATGTCGATCGCGGCACCGCCCTGGAAGGAAGTTCCGAACTCGCGGCGCGTCTCACTTTCGAGATGTGGGCGCCGCTGCTCGAGACGGCGCGCGAGCGTGGTGAGATCCGCGACGGAATCACCGATGCGGAGATCTGCAAGTGGATCACTCTGGTGGAGTTGATCCTCGTAGGTCGCATGGATTTCGACGATCCCGTCGGTGAGGCCAACCGGAGCCTGTTGACCAACCTGCTGCTGCCGGGCATCACCACCGGCGCCGCAAGCATCGTTTCGTAATACGACTGCAGTGCCGATCGGCCGCGACTCCTGCATCCGGCCGTTCGTGACGCATCGCGAGAACTCG
This window of the Rhodococcus pyridinivorans genome carries:
- a CDS encoding PDR/VanB family oxidoreductase; its protein translation is MTADPATGNRKLQVIGKDVLADGVVAVRLADPDGNPVPAWDPGSHIDLVIDESTVRQYSLCGDVEDRTCLTVAVLREENGRGGSRWVHDSLQMGDLVGIGGPRNNFRFDTTSDCLFVAGGIGITPLLPMLRAADAAGVNWRLLYGGRTRSSMAFADGLATGHPDRVEIRPQDEFGLLDLAGTLDALPEGSSVYCCGPEPLLQAIEDACRARIGITLHVERFAAKERSADAVDGTFEVELARSGVGITVGTDESLLDAVLRSGVDVPFSCREGTCGTCEVTVMHGEPDHRDSVLTEGEQAANDCMMICVSRSRTPKLVLEL
- a CDS encoding class I adenylate-forming enzyme family protein, which translates into the protein MASTVGSALHWWAKTKGEQNAIVVADEALTYRELQDWSSRVARTIVDRGVEAGQRVGVLGPNSLTWPVVALGVLKAGAVLVPLNPRYKPAELRKVADDSGLTLVVTPSEFTTVVDDARALGDTFDILEFSDIVPLREGGQDDFRIDVGPDEPTAVLFTSGSTGMSKGVICTNRTLLNIVFEATLTEEGFRPGSTSLLVLPLVFTPGLVWGLVMTTVLGGTLVVEKELDPNRAARLLGEHNVQAIFGVPLIFDAISRSPEFEKADLSSLRTAIVGGAAVAPVLLKRWADKGVALRQIYGMTEAGGVATATLVAEAFDHPDSCGSGSIFTELKVVRDDGTEAAPGEEGEILLRGPGVTPGYWNDPDSTATALRDGWLHSGDLGTRDAEGRVKFVDRLKDLIITGGINVSPVEIERVIGELPGVQEVAVIAASDERFGETPAAIVTVENGVDEATIIEHCDRLMADYKVPRYVVIRDEPLPRLPSGKLSKTAIRSEYKDVADRFDKVR
- a CDS encoding enoyl-CoA hydratase-related protein encodes the protein MSETGTENSVVLERHGEIAVIRLNRPDRLNAFTDEMGERLIALFDETDADDDVRAVVVTGTGRGFCAGADLAAGGDTFVLGDDPETGGAPPDLGGRVTLRIYRSLKPVIAAINGPAAGVGVTMTLPADVRIAADTAKFGFVFTRRGLVPEACSTWFLPRAVGISTAVEWTVGGKMVPVTEALERGLVREVLPVGQLLDRAIAIAREMVSGTAPVSVALTRQLMWRMLGAAGPEVAHRAESIGIHVRGTSDDVREGVEAFLDKREPKFPNRVSDGLPELFDL
- a CDS encoding TetR/AcrR family transcriptional regulator produces the protein MARRRSSVLGDDAETARGKILKAAEAMFLRYGVVKTTMDDIAKEAGVSRPTVYRYFGDRDSLIIALIETRSRRLFDKARDYLRERSTFAEQIVDGLIFLVDRGRQDPIVRLIVSPEHMDMATALVGSSGLAARLTYEMWAPLLEEARARGEIRDGLTDEEICQWIALVQLILVGRMDFNSDDDPDNRRMLTNFLLPCIVDDAPPARRPRAAAARRSRG
- a CDS encoding ferredoxin, coding for MSDLRQQVQRLVVDMSVCAGHGLCYSTSPQLIDCDDQGYPVVLHDLSSDDDVRAAEAAVIVCPERALTIEPR
- a CDS encoding cytochrome P450, whose product is MTTTEKAVPEHLVVDFDIYDQSLAQPVDNVQQRVAELSAKGPVVYSTAHGGHWIVTRYKEIHEVLRDPDTFSSYPNNLVTGPAGMGKLVPIELDPPEHTGYRLALQPLFSPNRMKALTDQIRDLVNELIDGFAGKGEAEFISEFAHELPARVFLALMDWPLEDAPLFTEATDIILMGKPGLNEEENQQARATAGFEMFGYFHKMVQERRENPGDDVTSTLIHTEVELEDGKRLLTDEELYRMLFLLLIAGLHTVQGSLAWAIIHLVNNPEQRRALIEDESLIPTAVEEILRIEAAVIPGRRATRDVELGGVRIKEGDQLILTLCSANRDSDEFDDPAELQLDRHPNRHLSFGGGPHRCIGSHLARIELSLALEELHRRIPDYQLVENDPPILHASQVRGCMRLPITFTPTA
- a CDS encoding TetR/AcrR family transcriptional regulator, whose amino-acid sequence is MARRQSVLSDNAETARAQILAAADSAVERFGVAKTTIDDVARETGVSRPTIYRYFRDRDTLITSLIETRARRLFEDAQAYVADRESFADQVVDGLLYLVDRGRRDPAIRLIVSPEHVDRGTALEGSSELAARLTFEMWAPLLETARERGEIRDGITDAEICKWITLVELILVGRMDFDDPVGEANRSLLTNLLLPGITTGAASIVS